One stretch of Proteiniborus ethanoligenes DNA includes these proteins:
- the smc gene encoding chromosome segregation protein SMC, producing the protein MYLKKIEIQGFKSFADKTEIEFKGGITAVVGPNGSGKSNISDALRWVLGEQSAKSLRGSKMEDIIFSGTNNRRPVGYAEVTLILDNKDGNLPIDYSEVSVTRRVFRSGESEYYINKSSCRLKDIRELFMDTGVGKEGYSIIGQGRIDEILSTKSEDRRMIFEEAAGIVKYKTRKEEAEKKLEKTKENIIRIKDIILELENQIEPLRNQSEKAKEYLILSKSLKELEVNLFVREIDRLKEEISHIEVQKELVKSQLKENEDIRNVLENKYNKVKFEIEKMDAKTDEIQKNKYNIQNILEKNDGELNLSNERIFYLEKESERFLQEVKLLKEQVMELEEKEEKLLNHKSELEKNIQSLYSGLEMKNDELENLIQSIRKSEENIESKKSDLIQYLNEIADKKSQLNSLASFNKSIDKRIEQIENDIYNTNFQIEHNNNLLSNVSEEIAEMKDSLERFHKEKGDKVSDKKMILERQEKLQKQADNIKGQIHGKISNLKLLIEMKEEYEGYYKSVKNALIACKKNKALGSGVKGVVAELLDVDKRYERAIEIALGSSLQNIVTVTQEDAKKIIDYLKQNKLGRVTFLPISSINGRGLSSAEKNLLQHKGVIGVASDLISFNSAYRNIFEYLLGRVLIVETIDDGIRLSKQSNYSFKIVSLDGDVLSPGGSMTGGSFTTNSTNILGRDRQIKELEDNIKELNNLHVSLVKEFEECQEEKSQLDKRILEIEEKINEINMTLVRLENKHNQYIEDITRSNVLIEKYIGEKNQLLNEIQSSEVDVSELENSLAKLNEKTSLIQADIDELTISLEKQKSVREDFSQQNTELRVEVATINQELKSVTDSIDNYKNMTAKLKEDINKKAIDREKNKEEVIKEKERVNSLLEDKKQLSSELLEYDIRLNEVKNERNNFMQAFYTNQEKLNDMNRKLNDLQKSMSSLEIKQEKYNIQLENINTKMWEDYEITYQMAINHKKEIESVTKVQSEIRELKNKIKILGNINLDSIEEFDRVSERYEFMKTQKEDLIEAKDSLDIVIKDINVKMKQQFKESFEIIRENFNKVFVKLFDGGKADVFLDDEEDILSSGIEIIAQPPGKKLQSLSLLSGGERALTAIALLFAILKTKPTPFCVLDEIEAALDDANVYRYAEYLKDFSNDTQFIVITHRKGTMEHADSLYGITMEEEGVSKLISVKLTDKNEERAS; encoded by the coding sequence TTGTATCTTAAAAAAATAGAAATTCAGGGATTTAAGTCTTTTGCAGATAAGACTGAAATAGAATTCAAAGGTGGTATAACCGCTGTAGTTGGTCCTAATGGTAGTGGGAAAAGTAATATTTCGGATGCTTTACGTTGGGTGCTAGGTGAGCAAAGCGCTAAGTCTTTAAGAGGTAGCAAAATGGAAGATATTATTTTTTCTGGAACTAATAACAGAAGACCAGTAGGATATGCAGAGGTTACACTAATTCTCGACAACAAAGATGGTAATCTTCCAATAGATTATTCAGAGGTTAGTGTTACACGGAGAGTATTTAGATCTGGTGAAAGCGAATATTATATTAACAAAAGCTCTTGTAGATTAAAAGACATTAGAGAGCTCTTTATGGATACAGGAGTTGGTAAAGAAGGATATTCAATAATTGGACAAGGGAGAATAGACGAAATACTAAGTACAAAGTCTGAAGACCGAAGAATGATATTTGAAGAAGCAGCAGGCATAGTAAAGTATAAAACCAGAAAAGAAGAGGCAGAAAAAAAATTAGAAAAAACAAAAGAAAACATTATAAGAATTAAAGATATAATACTTGAGCTTGAAAACCAAATTGAGCCATTAAGAAATCAATCAGAAAAAGCAAAGGAATATTTAATATTATCAAAGAGTCTTAAAGAGCTAGAGGTTAATCTTTTTGTAAGAGAAATTGATAGGCTTAAAGAAGAGATATCTCACATAGAAGTTCAAAAAGAATTAGTTAAGTCTCAGCTTAAGGAGAATGAAGATATTAGAAATGTCCTTGAGAATAAGTACAATAAAGTAAAATTTGAAATTGAAAAAATGGATGCTAAAACAGATGAAATACAGAAAAACAAATACAATATCCAAAATATCTTGGAAAAAAACGACGGGGAACTAAACTTAAGTAATGAAAGGATATTTTATTTAGAAAAAGAATCAGAAAGGTTTCTACAAGAAGTTAAACTCCTAAAAGAACAAGTAATGGAACTTGAAGAAAAAGAAGAAAAGCTGCTGAATCACAAGTCAGAGCTTGAAAAGAATATTCAATCTTTGTATTCAGGTCTTGAGATGAAGAATGACGAATTAGAAAATTTGATACAGTCAATTAGAAAAAGTGAAGAAAATATAGAAAGCAAAAAAAGTGATTTAATACAATATTTGAATGAGATAGCAGATAAAAAAAGCCAATTGAATAGCTTAGCTTCATTTAATAAAAGCATAGATAAGAGAATTGAGCAAATAGAAAATGATATATATAATACCAACTTTCAAATTGAACACAATAATAATTTACTCAGCAATGTTTCAGAAGAAATAGCTGAAATGAAAGACTCCTTAGAAAGGTTTCATAAAGAAAAGGGAGATAAAGTTTCTGATAAGAAAATGATTTTAGAGCGTCAAGAAAAGCTACAAAAACAAGCAGATAATATTAAAGGACAAATTCATGGTAAAATTTCAAATTTAAAATTACTAATAGAAATGAAGGAAGAATATGAAGGCTATTACAAAAGTGTAAAAAATGCTTTGATAGCATGTAAAAAAAATAAAGCCCTTGGTAGTGGTGTAAAAGGCGTAGTTGCAGAATTGTTAGATGTAGATAAAAGATATGAGAGAGCTATTGAAATAGCCTTAGGCTCTTCACTACAAAATATTGTAACTGTAACCCAAGAAGATGCAAAGAAAATAATAGACTATTTAAAGCAGAATAAATTAGGAAGAGTAACATTTTTGCCTATATCCTCTATAAATGGAAGAGGCTTAAGTTCAGCAGAGAAAAATCTATTGCAACATAAAGGAGTAATAGGAGTAGCTTCTGATTTGATTAGCTTTAACAGTGCATATAGAAATATTTTTGAATACTTGTTAGGTAGAGTTTTAATAGTTGAAACAATAGATGATGGAATTAGGTTGTCGAAGCAAAGCAATTATTCTTTTAAGATTGTATCACTAGACGGAGATGTTTTAAGTCCAGGGGGCTCAATGACAGGAGGTAGCTTTACCACCAATTCTACTAACATTTTAGGAAGAGATAGACAAATAAAAGAGCTAGAAGATAATATTAAAGAGTTAAATAATCTACATGTAAGCTTAGTTAAAGAATTTGAAGAATGCCAAGAAGAAAAAAGTCAGCTTGATAAAAGAATACTTGAAATAGAAGAAAAAATCAACGAAATCAATATGACTTTAGTTAGATTAGAAAACAAACATAATCAATATATTGAAGATATTACTAGAAGCAATGTTTTAATAGAAAAATATATTGGAGAAAAAAATCAATTATTAAATGAAATTCAAAGTTCAGAAGTTGATGTTAGTGAATTGGAAAATAGTTTAGCTAAATTAAATGAAAAAACAAGTTTGATTCAGGCAGATATTGATGAACTGACTATAAGTCTTGAAAAACAAAAATCCGTTAGGGAAGACTTTTCCCAGCAAAACACAGAATTACGTGTAGAGGTAGCTACAATAAACCAAGAATTAAAATCAGTAACGGATTCAATTGATAATTATAAAAATATGACAGCAAAATTAAAAGAAGATATCAACAAAAAAGCAATAGATAGAGAGAAAAACAAAGAAGAAGTAATAAAAGAAAAAGAAAGAGTAAATTCATTGCTTGAAGATAAGAAACAATTATCATCTGAGCTATTAGAATACGATATTAGACTTAATGAAGTTAAAAATGAAAGAAATAACTTTATGCAGGCCTTCTATACTAATCAAGAAAAACTAAATGATATGAACAGAAAACTAAATGATCTTCAAAAAAGCATGTCTTCTTTAGAAATAAAGCAAGAGAAGTACAATATTCAGCTTGAGAATATTAACACCAAAATGTGGGAAGATTACGAGATTACTTATCAAATGGCAATAAATCATAAAAAAGAAATAGAAAGTGTAACTAAGGTTCAATCTGAAATACGTGAACTTAAAAACAAGATAAAAATATTAGGTAATATTAACTTAGATTCTATTGAAGAATTTGATAGGGTAAGTGAAAGATATGAGTTTATGAAGACTCAAAAAGAAGACTTAATCGAGGCTAAGGATTCCCTAGATATTGTCATAAAAGATATAAATGTAAAAATGAAACAGCAATTTAAAGAAAGCTTTGAAATAATAAGAGAAAACTTCAACAAAGTATTTGTTAAACTATTTGATGGAGGAAAGGCAGATGTCTTCTTAGATGACGAAGAGGATATATTATCTAGTGGAATAGAAATAATTGCTCAGCCTCCAGGAAAAAAACTTCAAAGCTTATCTTTGCTATCAGGTGGCGAAAGAGCATTGACAGCAATAGCGCTTTTATTTGCAATACTTAAAACTAAGCCTACACCATTTTGTGTACTTGATGAGATAGAAGCTGCTTTAGATGATGCAAACGTATATAGATATGCAGAATATCTTAAAGACTTTTCTAATGATACACAATTTATTGTTATAACCCATAGAAAAGGTACAATGGAGCATGCTGACTCATTGTATGGAATAACTATGGAAGAAGAAGGAGTAAGCAAGTTAATTTCAGTAAAATTAACAGATAAGAATGAAGAGAGAGCAAGCTAG
- the ftsY gene encoding signal recognition particle-docking protein FtsY, translating to MGFFNRLKNGLSKTRKGITEKVDIILKSYKKIDEELFEDLEEVLITADVGVNTTMDIIQELREKVKERKISEVSEIRGLLKEVLREVLTKGETNKLNIDPSPAIIMVVGVNGVGKTTTIGKLSSRLKSEGKKVLIAAGDTFRAAAIEQLQEWGNRAGVDIISHQEGADPAAVIYDGIQAAKARKIDVLICDTAGRLHNKKNLMNELSKIFRVVEREYPDARKEILLVVDATTGQNAVSQAKVFKEACDITGIVLTKLDGTAKGGVVLAVQSELDVPVKLVGVGEKISDLQDFDPISFVEAIFEE from the coding sequence ATAGGTTTTTTTAACAGATTAAAAAATGGACTATCAAAAACTAGAAAAGGAATCACTGAGAAAGTTGATATAATACTAAAATCTTATAAAAAAATAGACGAAGAACTATTTGAAGATTTAGAAGAAGTGTTAATAACTGCAGATGTAGGTGTTAACACTACAATGGATATTATTCAAGAGTTAAGAGAGAAAGTTAAAGAAAGAAAAATAAGTGAAGTATCAGAAATAAGAGGTCTTCTAAAAGAAGTTCTTAGAGAAGTATTAACTAAGGGAGAAACTAATAAACTTAATATTGATCCTTCCCCTGCGATTATTATGGTAGTTGGAGTAAATGGAGTAGGAAAAACTACAACTATTGGGAAGCTATCTTCTCGACTTAAATCAGAAGGTAAAAAGGTTCTAATAGCTGCAGGAGACACTTTTAGAGCAGCAGCAATTGAACAACTTCAAGAGTGGGGGAATAGGGCTGGGGTTGATATAATTTCTCATCAAGAGGGAGCTGATCCTGCTGCAGTAATTTATGATGGAATTCAAGCTGCAAAAGCAAGAAAAATTGATGTTTTAATATGCGATACCGCTGGAAGACTTCATAATAAAAAGAATCTAATGAATGAGCTTAGTAAAATATTTAGGGTTGTAGAAAGAGAATATCCTGATGCTAGAAAAGAAATATTACTTGTAGTTGATGCTACTACAGGACAAAATGCAGTTTCACAAGCCAAGGTATTTAAAGAAGCATGTGATATTACTGGAATAGTACTAACAAAGCTTGATGGAACAGCAAAAGGCGGTGTAGTATTAGCAGTACAATCTGAATTAGATGTACCAGTAAAATTAGTTGGTGTAGGAGAGAAAATTAGTGATTTACAAGATTTTGATCCCATAAGTTTTGTAGAGGCCATTTTTGAAGAATAA
- the ylxM gene encoding YlxM family DNA-binding protein, with protein sequence MFEKVVQIGLLFDFYGKLLNHKQYTAIELYYIHDLSLSEIGEHIGISRQGVHDLIKRTENKLYFYEETLGLVNKFFNYKEKAKQILEYTEEIIKYDDDKKPIIIRGNIEKIKEIALEILEIDQEVK encoded by the coding sequence ATGTTTGAGAAAGTTGTTCAAATAGGTTTGCTTTTTGACTTTTATGGAAAGCTATTAAATCACAAGCAATATACTGCTATTGAGCTTTATTATATACACGATTTGTCATTAAGCGAAATCGGTGAGCATATTGGGATTAGTAGGCAAGGAGTACATGATTTAATAAAGCGTACAGAAAACAAACTTTATTTTTATGAAGAAACTTTAGGTCTTGTTAATAAATTCTTTAATTATAAAGAAAAAGCAAAACAGATTTTAGAATATACAGAAGAAATAATAAAATATGATGATGATAAAAAACCTATAATAATTAGAGGGAACATCGAAAAAATTAAAGAGATTGCTCTTGAGATATTAGAAATTGACCAGGAGGTTAAGTGA